A segment of the Butyrivibrio fibrisolvens genome:
AGCTCATCCACATTTTTGACATTCATAAGAATATCGATAGCTTCAGGGGAGTCAATCAGATTCACCTCATAGTAATTGTTTCCAAGTTCCTTCAGTGTACTCCTGATGACATATGTCTTTCCTACCTGACGGGCTCCTTTTATAAGTAAAGCCTTTTTATCACCTGAAAACCAATCTTTGATTACCTGACTTGTTTTTCGCTTAAGTTCCATGATTGCTACTCCTTTAAGCCAATAGTAAACCTTTTCTGTCAAAAATACAATCAAAAATCAAGCAAAAATGTCAAAAATATTGTCAAAAAAACAGATAGTTTTAGACCTGTTTTGTCAAAAATACAAAAAATAGTGTGAGCATACGATTTAAAAAAGAGATGATCATGTGATCATCTCTTTACGCGAGCGATAGACGGGTCGCACGAGGTCCGGGGGACCTCGGTCCTGCGACGACCGGAGCGAAGCGGAGATACGAATCCTGCACCGCGTGTGAGCGGCTCCTCTGCCGCTCACTAAAACAAAAAGCACATCCTTTAGGATGTGCTTTTTGTTTTATGCGAGCGATAGACGGGGCTCGAACCCGCGGTCTCGACCTTGGCAAGGTCGCGCGTTACCAACTACGCCACTATCGCATTTATTCAGTTTGTCGCTTGCGCATCCCGCAGCGACAAGAAGTATATTACCTCAATATCATCTTAGTGTCAACATCAAATTTCAAAAAATCTGATATTTTTTCTGATAATGTTTATAAACTATAGAGCTTGCGTGCACTGATCAAAACTTATGATGCTTAAATGCCATCATCATTTCAGCTGTAAGGCTTACGTGCTCTGTATCTTCTTCAAGTTCATCGCGGCCTATCCACTCGGCGGTCTTAAGTTCGCTTTCATCCATGGTTATGGTACTGTCGCCGTCAAGCTCGCAGTGGAATCCAAGAAGGAGATCTGATTCAAATCCCCAGGGCTGGCTCTTATAATACCTGACGTTCTTGACCTTTAGGCCTACTTCTTCCATGACTTCTCTTGCTACAGTTTCTTCTGCAGTCTCGCCTATTTCGCAAAAGCCTGCAATAAGGGCAAGCCCCTTGTATTCTCTGCCGGCATATCTTGTGACTACGATCTTGTCGCCATCTGTCAAAGCTATGATGACTGCAGGAGAGATGCGAGGATATATAATGTTGCCGCAGGAAGGACACTTGAGGGCGCGTTCTTTGTTATAGATAATAGTCTTTGCACCGCATCTTCCGCAGAAGCGGTTATTCATATACCAGGTGTGAAGATGATAAGCTGTCATACCTGCAAAGGCAAGGAGTTTGTTGTCTGTGCGTCTTAGGTTCCTTATGCTTTCGTAGCGGAAGCCTTCAGGCTCTATCTCTTCATCTCCAAGATACAGATAGTTAAATTTATTGTTGATACTAAAAAGAAACTGGAGTTTATCGTCTCCGATATCTGATACCTTGGGGCAGGTGATGCTATCATCCTCATCTTTAACAAGGATCTCTCTTCCTTTGAAGATAAAGACGTAGTCGCCCTCCTGCGGCTTTCTGTTACTATATTCATTGTGGAAAACAGATGGTGCGATATCCTGGATCATGATAATCCTCCATAGAGCTTCAAATTTACTTTTGACATCTACAACATTATAATGCTATTAGAATAAGCACTAAGCAATTATTCTTTTGTCCAATATAGCACAGAAAGGTTTTTTATGAGTAATATTTTTTCCATATCAGATGCAAAGGTTATTTTGAAAAAAGGCGAGGGTCGTACTATAAAGGCAGGTGGCCTTTGGGTATTTGATAATGAGATAGCAAGGATCACAGGAGAGTATGAAAATGGTGATATCGTAGAAGTTCACGATTTTGATGACTTCTTCCTGGGATACGGTTTTATAAATAATGTTTCAAAGATCAGAGTCCGTCTTATGTCAAGAAAGAAGGACAATAAGGTTGATGAAAGCCTTATCAGAACAAGGGTTGCGAATGCCTGGAAATACAGAAAAGATATCTATGGATTTGAAGATGGCCTCTTCAGATATGAAGGAGTAACTTCTGATTCATGCCGTCTTATATTCGGTGAGGCGGATTTTCTTCCTGGCATAACTATAGATAAATTCAACGATTGTCTGGTAATCGAGTCTCTTGCACTTGGAACTGACAAGATGAAAGAGCTTATCATAGATATATGCAAAGAAGTTCTTCAAAAGGACGGTATCACTATAAGAGGAGTATATGAAAGAAGTGATGCCAAGGTTCGTGAGCTTGAAGGTCTTGAGCGTGTTAAAGGCTTCATAGGTGCAGAGTTTGATACCAATGTTCCTATAATTGAAAATGACGTTAAATATATTGTTGATGTTAAAGATGGACAGAAGACAGGTTTCTTCCTTGATCAGAAGCTTAATCGTATGTCAATAAGACCTATATGCAGAAATGCCAAGGTTTTGGACTGCTTCACACATACAGGATCATTTGGTCTTAACGCCATGGCAGGTGGTGCTAAGTCTGTTCTTTCTGTTGATGCATCTGACCTTGCAATAGATCAGGCTATGGAGAATGCAAGGCTTAACGGTTTTACTGCTAAGAAATTTGAAGATGGTTCCCTTCCTGACGAGGATGCTGATAAGAACGTTGTAGGGTATAAGTGCGCAGATATATTTGAGCTTCTCCCTGCGCTTGAAGCTTCCAAAGAATCTTACGATGTTGTGATCCTTGATCCGCCTGCATTTACAAAGTCACGTGCATCTATCAAAAAGGCTGTAACAGGCTATCGTGAGATCAACATAAGAGGTATGCGCCTTGTACGAAATGGCGGATATCTTGCAACATGTTCCTGCTCACACTTTATGGATGAAGACCTCTTCCTTAAGACTATTAAGGAAGCTGCCAAGGATGCTCATAAGCGCCTTCGCCAGATAGAGTTCCGCCAGCAGGGCCCTGATCATCCGATCCTTTGGGCTAATGACACATCTTATTATCTGAAGTTTGTCATCTTTCAGGTGGTTGATGAAATATAATCCGATATCTCACGCAGTGCAAATTGCGTGAGATTTTTTATTCTGATATTTTCTACATGCAATATTCCAATTGTCGAAAAAATTCTTTTCACATAAGAAAAAATTTCAAAAACCCAGAAATACAGTGAAATCAAGGTCTTGTGCTCTATTGATTAAACGCGTCTAAGCAAAAACACTTTAAAGCGTAAAAGTTTTTGTTGACATCCGCATATT
Coding sequences within it:
- the nudC gene encoding NAD(+) diphosphatase — translated: MIQDIAPSVFHNEYSNRKPQEGDYVFIFKGREILVKDEDDSITCPKVSDIGDDKLQFLFSINNKFNYLYLGDEEIEPEGFRYESIRNLRRTDNKLLAFAGMTAYHLHTWYMNNRFCGRCGAKTIIYNKERALKCPSCGNIIYPRISPAVIIALTDGDKIVVTRYAGREYKGLALIAGFCEIGETAEETVAREVMEEVGLKVKNVRYYKSQPWGFESDLLLGFHCELDGDSTITMDESELKTAEWIGRDELEEDTEHVSLTAEMMMAFKHHKF
- a CDS encoding class I SAM-dependent rRNA methyltransferase — translated: MSNIFSISDAKVILKKGEGRTIKAGGLWVFDNEIARITGEYENGDIVEVHDFDDFFLGYGFINNVSKIRVRLMSRKKDNKVDESLIRTRVANAWKYRKDIYGFEDGLFRYEGVTSDSCRLIFGEADFLPGITIDKFNDCLVIESLALGTDKMKELIIDICKEVLQKDGITIRGVYERSDAKVRELEGLERVKGFIGAEFDTNVPIIENDVKYIVDVKDGQKTGFFLDQKLNRMSIRPICRNAKVLDCFTHTGSFGLNAMAGGAKSVLSVDASDLAIDQAMENARLNGFTAKKFEDGSLPDEDADKNVVGYKCADIFELLPALEASKESYDVVILDPPAFTKSRASIKKAVTGYREINIRGMRLVRNGGYLATCSCSHFMDEDLFLKTIKEAAKDAHKRLRQIEFRQQGPDHPILWANDTSYYLKFVIFQVVDEI